The following is a genomic window from Pedobacter sp. MC2016-14.
GGTTCAACTTACGGTTTGTTTATCTTCCAATAACAGTTAAATAGAATGTGATAATGGGATGAAATAAATTATAGGCAAGTTATGGTATATTTGCATTATGAATACTTCAGAGTTACTGCACCGGGCTTTAAATTTTGACTTTTTAACGAAAGAAGAAGGCGTTTTTTTATACCACAATGCTCCAACAGCTGAACTGGCTTATGTAGCTAATGAATTAAGAAAAAAACAAGTCCCCAGTGGAAAGGTAACATGGCAGATAGACCGTAATGTAAACACAACAAATGTATGTATCGCGAACTGTAAGTTCTGTAATTTTTTTAGAAGACCAGGACACGATGAAAGTTACATTACTGATATTGAAACCTATAAGGTAAAAATTGAAGAAACATTTAGACTAGGAGGTGATCAATTGCTTTTGCAAGGTGGGCACCATCCAGATTTGGGACTTAATTTTTATGCAGAGCTCTTTAGCAAACTGAAAGAACTCTATCCTGATCTGAAATTACATGCTTTAGGTCCTCCGGAAATTGCACATGTTGCTAAACTGGAGAAGTTATCTCATTTCGAGGTATTAAGCGCATTAAAAAACGCAGGAATGGACTCTTTACCTGGCGCAGGCGCTGAGATATTGAATGACAGGGTACGACGTTTGATTTCTAAAGGTAAATGTGGTGGTCAAGAATGGCTAGATGTAATGCGCGCAGCTCACCGGCTAGACATTACTACTTCTGCCACCATGATGTTTGGACATGTAGAAACTATTGAGGAACGTTTTGAACATCTGGTATGGATTAGGGAAGTTCAAAGTGAGAAGCCTGCTGATGCAAAAGGATTTCTGGCATTTATTCCCTGGCCATTTCAAGATGACGGAACTTTATTGAAAAGGTTAAGAGGCATTAGTAACAATGTTTCTGGTGACGAATATGTACGTATGCTTGCACTGAGCAGAATTATGCTGCCGAATATAAAAAACATACAGGCATCATGGCTCACTGTTGGAAAAGCCGTTGCACAGCTATGCCTCCACGCAGGTGCTAATGACTTTGGATCTATTATGATTGAAGAAAATGTGGTTTCCGCTGCCGGTGCACCACACCGTTTTACAGCAAAAGGGATACAAGACGCCATAAGGGAAGCTGGATTTGAACCGCAATTAAGGGGACAGCAATACAACTACCGTAATTTACCTGACCAATTGGAAGAGCAGGTAATCACTTATTAATTCCTTAAATAAAAGCTATTGTTTAAATGCAAAAAAGGGAAGAGATTTTCATCTCAACCCTTTATCTTAAACTTAAACAAACTTTTCTAGAAATGGTCTTATTCGCCACACGTTTATTGCCATAAACTATCTGGCAATAATGCTTTTATATACGGCAAAAGCAAATCTCCGGTTTTTACCTTCTGCTAATATTCTTTATTGATTTCTTTTTTTAATAAATTGAGCACAATTTTAATTTCATGTTTGTGTTAAATGCCATTATTGTTGACGATGAAGAGTTT
Proteins encoded in this region:
- the mqnC gene encoding cyclic dehypoxanthinyl futalosine synthase, with amino-acid sequence MNTSELLHRALNFDFLTKEEGVFLYHNAPTAELAYVANELRKKQVPSGKVTWQIDRNVNTTNVCIANCKFCNFFRRPGHDESYITDIETYKVKIEETFRLGGDQLLLQGGHHPDLGLNFYAELFSKLKELYPDLKLHALGPPEIAHVAKLEKLSHFEVLSALKNAGMDSLPGAGAEILNDRVRRLISKGKCGGQEWLDVMRAAHRLDITTSATMMFGHVETIEERFEHLVWIREVQSEKPADAKGFLAFIPWPFQDDGTLLKRLRGISNNVSGDEYVRMLALSRIMLPNIKNIQASWLTVGKAVAQLCLHAGANDFGSIMIEENVVSAAGAPHRFTAKGIQDAIREAGFEPQLRGQQYNYRNLPDQLEEQVITY